The DNA region atttagatcttgatttttcatgttaattgtCATATCACAGCAATAACTATATTTGAATGCTATTTCTTTGGCCAACCAAATCAGATTGTgcgtttaaagtaatatttccaCAGTTAAGAATAAGGACGTTTAGAGtattgaaatgtattttttataatattttacgaaatatttaatttccaaaCTTTTATGCTATTTTTTGGCCATCacagtaatatattatattataccgCAGTCTTATATTGTACGTTAttgaatacatttattacaaattaaataactaacttatttaattatttttgtgttattttacatttcacatattcaaatgtatgataaaaaattacaaaatatttggcacaatataaaattgcaaCTATTTGGCCAAGGTCTAATACTGTAGTAtcaccaaatattaaatatatattttctctctatagagatattaaatattcatcatGAAATTATCGAATTTCAACTGTACACAAACTAACATCaactcttttaaaaattatatttagaagcGAACTATTATGATGACATAATACTCCGCTTGAGTAGTTTTGTGTGGATAAATAACACTATCGATAtgatagataatttaaaattaactatctactaatcaattttgaattggaatttatttaaatattcttctttAAGAAACAtgacatatacatatacatatatatatatatacatatatatatatatatatatatatatatatatatgtatatgtatatatgtataacaaAATCAATGGTATTATTGGAATTATTGGaattattggaattatttatatagaacTTGCTGGTGTAGATTTGTTGCTGTTATTGGAGGGACAACAAATTGTATGCTTTTTAAGTTAACAAGCATAGTAACGTAAAAATGCCTACCTAAAAACTTTTGCTGTGTTTAAACAAGTGCACCAAACTTGTCAATGCAATAGTATTTTCCTAGGTTTAGATCTGGTAATTTTGATCTTTAATCAGGAACAccaaaagctttaaaattaatttattaagggCAAACCAATGTTAACTTTGATCAACTATCTAAAATCATCTGGAACAAGTTGGTAAAGCAAGCAAAGTGTTTGGTAGAGTCTTTGTAGAACTGTTCATTTTGAAATGCTAATACCTTCacaaattcattcatttaatctaaaatttgataatgtaAACTGGGTTGCATATtcatatattgttgaaaaatagacaaaacggtaaaattaattaacatttttttttctattatactaatttatttcattctttcagaacaaaacataatttaacattcatctaatttatagttaatatacaatatacatttcaaaatatgtacaattcaCTCACACAACAATCTTTCCTCAAAAAAGAAAGTGGTGGaatcatatttatatactatatacatgtaacaaaattacaaatagtcGACTGGAAATGGTCTAGTTTCGTCATCTTCGTTTTCCTCGTTGATTTGGGTGAAATTCTGATTGGAATTGACCGATATCATTTGACGTGGCAATGGACTTCTAGTCGGAGGATCCAACAATCTGTATTGTTGGTGTTCGCTCTCTGAAAAATTCACTTTTACAACAACAGCTGGTTGAAGTCGATAAACCTTACAAAAGTTAAAGTCTCACTAAATAcagtcacaaaaataaataaacaagcaTCGTTCTACATAAATTAACTATAGTAATACTTTTGGTTAGTATGATTGATGATTTCTACTCATGAAGGTGCATCTTCCATGGGTTTCGGAGGTGTTAAATCAGGTGtgtctaaaaatacataaaaagcgCGTGTAAATCGTTACAAGCattgtgaattaatttttacccgACATATTTTGAGCCATGTAAAAGTCGTGCAACTCCGCACCAGAGCACAATGGAGTATCTACGGACATAGTGTTGTCGAACTTCGAATAGTTTACTTCGTAGCCCTGCCTATCTTTGTTGTAACAAACCAGAGGCTCAAATCTATGTccccaaagaatctaaaacgtttattataattatttgtggaGGTACTgaaaatagataatatttacttCGCTGGCTAAATAACTGGATCTAGCTTGAGTAGTTTGACCGGTACTTTCGATCGTTCCTTCCAAAATCACGACGATTTCAAACCGTTCCTGTAACATATCGCTTGcggataaatgataaaaaggtGATTCATCGTCAATTTTGTGCACAATCGTCATCGGCCAGATGAAGAACAGATTGCTGTCGCCACCATCAGCATTAACCACCAGTTCGGTTGTGAAGTTGTTCAGCATCTCGCCTTCTTTGGTTTTCTTAGCTCTTATCAACTGGGCTCTTATACTTGCCCCTATTATATGACTTTTTCTCATGTCTCCAACTCGGAACATCAAGCATAAGTGACCGTCCCTTTGGCAAATCACGGCATTTCTCGAAAATAGCAATGTTTGGGTACGCAACTTTGGTCTGGTCATTTTTGCAAAAACAATTCCCACCATAAAGGCTTGAATCATCATACCTATaaccacatttttaatactcgTTACATTTACAGACCGCTACAATTTCACCTGCAATACTTTGAAGGCACATTATGAAAATAGCTTCGGGACATTCCTCAGTGGTAGTCCTCACACCGTAACCGATAGTGTGCTGAGTCTCGATACTGAACAGAAAACACGAAGTAAAACCGTGAATGTTCAGAACACATGGGGTCCAATTTTCTGGATCTGGTGGGAGATGATCAGGTTCCAAGTCACCGTGCGTGAAGGCAATTAACCACCAAATCAAGGCGAAGACTACGAAATAAATGTTAGTAGAACCAAACGGGTGGAAGGTAAAAGAACAAGTTACTTAGCCAAGAGCCTAAGAAACCTATGGCAAAGATCGTTAACGTCCATCTCCATTGGGAGTCAACGAGAGTGGTGAAAATGTCCTGTAGGAATCTAAGTCGACGTCTCGATATTCGTGATTGGAGTATATTGCAATCACCATTTTTAAACACAGCTCTTCTTCTCATTTTTCTCGTCGCATTAGGTCGAAATGACTTcctaagaaaacaaaaatatttattagtacgAACATTGTTGTTTCTATGTGAAATCATTAACACTTAAGAACAaggaacaattaattataatgtttaggCAAATCATCACAAggatacacaaaatttaaatgagttaGGTAAATATCgatcattattattcatt from Aethina tumida isolate Nest 87 chromosome 1, icAetTumi1.1, whole genome shotgun sequence includes:
- the LOC109603173 gene encoding G protein-activated inward rectifier potassium channel 3 isoform X2, which codes for MVRLQMNNMNSAQERNYVVATPASPFFGNGNVSPGVYSYKRSPVTPSPSRKSFRPNATRKMRRRAVFKNGDCNILQSRISRRRLRFLQDIFTTLVDSQWRWTLTIFAIGFLGSWLIFALIWWLIAFTHGDLEPDHLPPDPENWTPCVLNIHGFTSCFLFSIETQHTIGYGVRTTTEECPEAIFIMCLQSIAGMMIQAFMVGIVFAKMTRPKLRTQTLLFSRNAVICQRDGHLCLMFRVGDMRKSHIIGASIRAQLIRAKKTKEGEMLNNFTTELVVNADGGDSNLFFIWPMTIVHKIDDESPFYHLSASDMLQERFEIVVILEGTIESTGQTTQARSSYLASEILWGHRFEPLVCYNKDRQGYEVNYSKFDNTMSVDTPLCSGAELHDFYMAQNMSESEHQQYRLLDPPTRSPLPRQMISVNSNQNFTQINEENEDDETRPFPVDYL
- the LOC109603173 gene encoding G protein-activated inward rectifier potassium channel 3 isoform X4, which gives rise to MSSRRPTILWLSEKIKDFQRKSFRPNATRKMRRRAVFKNGDCNILQSRISRRRLRFLQDIFTTLVDSQWRWTLTIFAIGFLGSWLIFALIWWLIAFTHGDLEPDHLPPDPENWTPCVLNIHGFTSCFLFSIETQHTIGYGVRTTTEECPEAIFIMCLQSIAGMMIQAFMVGIVFAKMTRPKLRTQTLLFSRNAVICQRDGHLCLMFRVGDMRKSHIIGASIRAQLIRAKKTKEGEMLNNFTTELVVNADGGDSNLFFIWPMTIVHKIDDESPFYHLSASDMLQERFEIVVILEGTIESTGQTTQARSSYLASEILWGHRFEPLVCYNKDRQGYEVNYSKFDNTMSVDTPLCSGAELHDFYMAQNMSESEHQQYRLLDPPTRSPLPRQMISVNSNQNFTQINEENEDDETRPFPVDYL
- the LOC109603173 gene encoding G protein-activated inward rectifier potassium channel 3 isoform X1, whose translation is MPSSPPVQKLFYRPGTIEEQEEDLTIYDEGRYHINESPLLNRNGQRLLNTPTTTSLARISTCNSSMSHVPGALRHDSSRKSFRPNATRKMRRRAVFKNGDCNILQSRISRRRLRFLQDIFTTLVDSQWRWTLTIFAIGFLGSWLIFALIWWLIAFTHGDLEPDHLPPDPENWTPCVLNIHGFTSCFLFSIETQHTIGYGVRTTTEECPEAIFIMCLQSIAGMMIQAFMVGIVFAKMTRPKLRTQTLLFSRNAVICQRDGHLCLMFRVGDMRKSHIIGASIRAQLIRAKKTKEGEMLNNFTTELVVNADGGDSNLFFIWPMTIVHKIDDESPFYHLSASDMLQERFEIVVILEGTIESTGQTTQARSSYLASEILWGHRFEPLVCYNKDRQGYEVNYSKFDNTMSVDTPLCSGAELHDFYMAQNMSESEHQQYRLLDPPTRSPLPRQMISVNSNQNFTQINEENEDDETRPFPVDYL
- the LOC109603173 gene encoding G protein-activated inward rectifier potassium channel 3 isoform X3; its protein translation is MPSSPPVQKLFYRPGTIEEQEEDLTIYDEGRYHINESPLLNRNGQRLLNTPTTTSLARISTCNSSMSHVPGALRHDSSRKSFRPNATRKMRRRAVFKNGDCNILQSRISRRRLRFLQDIFTTLVDSQWRWTLTIFAIGFLGSWLIFALIWWLIAFTHGDLEPDHLPPDPENWTPCVLNIHGFTSCFLFSIETQHTIGYGVRTTTEECPEAIFIMCLQSIAGMMIQAFMVGIVFAKMTRPKLRTQTLLFSRNAVICQRDGHLCLMFRVGDMRKSHIIGASIRAQLIRAKKTKEGEMLNNFTTELVVNADGGDSNLFFIWPMTIVHKIDDESPFYHLSASDMLQERFEIVVILEGTIESTGQTTQARSSYLASEILWGHRFEPLVCYNKDRQGYEVNYSKFDNTMSVDTPLCSGAELHDFYMAQNMSDTPDLTPPKPMEDAPS